CTGCATTATACCTCCTAAACCGAAGCCTTGAAAAGGGAACGTTGCATATCTGCCTCCTAAACCTATTGGTGAATTGCAAAGAGCTTGCATCATAAAATATATATTCTCATGGAAATTTTTAAATGTTAAGACGTTTTAGTATAGTGATACATATTTACGAGGAAGTGCTTTAGTATAGTAAAACATTTTTACGTTATCTTCAACTTATTACTGTGAACATTGAAGAATTAAAAAGGATTTTAAATGACCAGAAGGAATACCTCCAATCTCTGGACGAGGAGAAGATAATAGAAAGGGAACTACCATTTGACGTTAGTCCTTACCTCTTAAGACCTAACGTACTGTCAATTTTAGGAGTTAGGAGATCGGGTAAATCGACATTAGGTTACCTCCTTGTGAGAGGGAAGAAATTCGCTTACGTGGATTTCAGTGACGACAGACTTACGGAATTCAACGATTTTGACATGCTTACTAGGGCTTTCTACGAAATTTACGGTGACTTTGATTATATTTTAATAGACGAACCGCAATATGCCAAGGGCTGGGAATTATTCGTTAATAAAATAGAAAAGATAAGAGGGTAATAGTTACTGGAAGTAGCTCAAGCCTACTTTCGGGAGAACTATCAACTGCACTTACTGGGAGACACGTTGATTTAATCCTCTTCCCTTTTTCTTTTAAAGAGTACTTAAAATACAAAGAAGTAAACATAGACGTTTACTCTACCAGGTCAACTTCACTAATAAAGTCTCACCTTGAAAGTTACTTGAGAGAAGGAGGGTTCCCTGAAGCAATTTCCTTGGGAAGGAGGATAATTCCCTCAATTTATAACGACATCCTGATTAAGGAC
This genomic interval from Acidianus sp. HS-5 contains the following:
- a CDS encoding AAA family ATPase; translation: MNIEELKRILNDQKEYLQSLDEEKIIERELPFDVSPYLLRPNVLSILGVRRSGKSTLGYLLVRGKKFAYVDFSDDRLTEFNDFDMLTRAFYEIYGDFDYILIDEPQYAKGWELFVNKIEKIRG